A genome region from Vulpes lagopus strain Blue_001 chromosome 7, ASM1834538v1, whole genome shotgun sequence includes the following:
- the LOC121496048 gene encoding LOW QUALITY PROTEIN: olfactory receptor 7G2-like (The sequence of the model RefSeq protein was modified relative to this genomic sequence to represent the inferred CDS: substituted 1 base at 1 genomic stop codon) → MEPRNHTDVSEFLLLGLTDDPELQPFLFYLFLSMYLVTILGNLLIILVISSDSHLHTPMYFFLSNLSFTDICLSTTTIPKMLVNIQAQDQSITYTGCLTQVGFVLAFGGFENFLLAAMAYDRYVAICHPLRYTVIMNPQLCVLLILLSLFFSFVVALLHSLMVLRLSFCKDLEIPHFFCELAQVIKLACSDTLVNNILIYFVASLFGGIPLSGIIFSYTQIVSSVLRMPXAGGKLKAFSTCGSHLSVVSLFYGTVVGVYISSVVNDSSKKTAVASVMYVVVPQMMNPFIYSLRNRDMKGALRKLISGMPSLL, encoded by the coding sequence ATGGAACCCAGAAATCACACAGATGtttcagaatttcttcttctgggattgaCAGATGATCCAGAACTGCAGCCTTTCCTATTCTACCTGTTTCTGTCCATGTACCTGGTCACTATCCTGGGAAATCTGCTCATCATCTTGGTCATCAGTTCTGATTctcacctccacacccccatgtacttcttcctctccaatcTGTCTTTTACTGACATCTGTTTAAGCACAACCACCATCCCAAAGATGCTGGTGAACATCCAAGCACAGGATCAGAGCATCACTTACACAGGCTGCCTTACCCAGGTTGGATTTGTCCTGGCTTTTGGTGGTTTTGAAAATTTTCTCCTTGCAGCAATGGCTTATGACCGCTACGTGGCCATTTGTCATCCCTTGAGATACACTGTTATCATGAACCCCCAACTCTGTGTTCTGCTGATTCTGCTCTCACTGTTCTTTAGCTTTGTGGTTGCCCTGCTCCACAGTCTAATGGTGCTACGACTCTCCTTCTGCAAGGACTTGGAAATTCCTCATTTCTTCTGTGAACTTGCTCAGGTCATCAAGCTCGCCTGTTCTGACACCCTCGTCAATAACATACTGATTTATTTTGTGGCTAGCCTATTTGGTGGTATTCCTCTCTCTGGGATCATTTTCTCTTATACTCAAATCGTTTCTTCTGTTTTGAGAATGCCATAAGCAGGGGGAAAGCTCAAAGCTTTTTCCACCTGTGGGTCTCACCTGTCAGTTGTGTCCTTGTTCTATGGGACAGTTGTTGGAGTGTACATTAGTTCTGTAGTTAATGACTCTTCCAAGAAGACTGCAGTGGCTTCAGTGATGTATGTTGTGGTTCCTCAAATGATGAACCCCTTTATCTATAGCCTACGGAACAGGGACATGAAAGGAGCCTTGAGAAAGCTCATCAGTGGGATGCCTTCTTTGCTGTGA